One Coturnix japonica isolate 7356 chromosome 20, Coturnix japonica 2.1, whole genome shotgun sequence genomic window carries:
- the MC3R gene encoding melanocortin receptor 3, translated as MNSTHFAFSFQPVLLNVTEDVNDSILSNRSSDGFCEQVFIKAEVFLTLGIISLLENILVILAVLKNGNLHSPMYFFLCSLAVADMLVSMSNALETIMIAILSNGYLVIDDHFIQHMDNVFDSMICISLVASICNLLVIAIDRYITIFYALRYHSIMTVKKALTLIVLIWIACIICGIIFIAYSESKTVIVCLITMFFTMLFLMASLYVHMFLFARLHVKRIAALPVDGVPSQRTCMKGAVTITILLGVFIVCWAPFFLHLILIISCPMNPYCVCYTSHFNTYLVLIMCNSVIDPLIYAFRSQEMRKTFKEIVCCCYSVSVGPCML; from the coding sequence ATGAACAGCACacattttgccttttcatttcagcctgtgctgcttAACGTGACCGAGGACGTCAATGACTCAATTCTCAGCAACAGAAGCAGTGATGGATTTTGTGAGCAGGTCTTCATAAAAGCTGAGGTCTTCTTGACTTTAGGGATCATCAGCCTGCTGGAAAACATCCTCGTCATTCTCGCAGTGCTGAAGAATGGAAACCTACATTCTcccatgtacttcttcctcTGTAGCCTGGCTGTGGCAGATATGTTAGTGAGCATGTCAAATGCCTTGGAGACCATCATGATCGCAATCCTGAGCAACGGCTATTTGGTCATCGATGACCACTTCATTCAGCACATGGACAATGTTTTTGACTCAATGATATGCATTTCTTTGGTAGCCTCAATTTGCAACCTCTTGGTTATAGCCATTGACAGGTACATAACTATTTTCTATGCTCTCCGTTACCACAGTATCATGACTGTGAAGAAAGCTTTAACCCTAATCGTGCTCATTTGGATCGCCTGCATCATCTGCGGCATCATATTCATTGCCtactcagaaagcaaaacagtcaTTGTCTGTCTCATCACCATGTTCTTTACCATGCTCTTCCTCATGGCCTCCCTTTATGTTCACATGTTCCTGTTTGCACGCCTGCACGTGAAGCGCATCGCAGCCCTCCCTGTGGATGGGGTGCCCTCCCAGCGGACCTGCATGAAGGGCGCTGTCACCATCACAATATTGCTGGGTGTCTTCATTGTTTGCTGGGCACCTTTCTTCCTTCACCTCATTCTCATCATTTCTTGCCCGATGAATCCATACTGTGTCTGCTACACTTCACATTTCAATACTTACCTGGTCTTGATAATGTGCAACTCGGTGATTGATCCCTTGATCTATGCCTTTCGTAGCCAGGAAATGAGGAAGACTTTCAAAGAAATAGTATGTTGCTGCTACAGTGTAAGCGTGGGACCGTGCATGCTGTGA